In the genome of Lynx canadensis isolate LIC74 chromosome X, mLynCan4.pri.v2, whole genome shotgun sequence, one region contains:
- the LPAR4 gene encoding lysophosphatidic acid receptor 4, translating to MGDRRFIDFQFQDLNSSFSPRLGNATANNTCIVDDSFKYNLNGAVYSVVFILGLITNSASLFVFCFRMKMRSETAIFITNLALSDLLFVCTLPFKIFYNFNRHWPFGDTLCKISGTAFLTNIYGSMLFLTCISVDRFLAIVYPFRSRTIRTRRNSAFVCAGVWILVLSGGISASLFSTTNVNNATTTCFEGFSKRIWKTYLSKITIFIEVVGFIIPLILNVSCSSVVLRTLRKPATLSQIGTNKKKVLKMITVHMAVFVVCFVPYNSVLFLYALVRSQAITNCLLERFAKIMYPITLCLATLNCCFDPFIYYFTLESFQKSFYVNTHIKMESLFKTEIPLTTKPSLPAIQEEVIDQTTHNGGELMLESTF from the coding sequence ATGGGTGACAGAAGATTCATTGACTTTCAATTTCAAGATTTAAATTCAAGCTTCAGCCCCAGGTTGGGCAATGCTACTGCCAATAATACTTGCATTGTTGATGATTCCTTCAAGTATAATCTGAATGGTGCTGTCTACAGTGTTGTATTCATCCTGGGTCTGATAACCAACAGTGCCTCTCTGTTTGTCTTCTGCTTCCGAATGAAAATGAGAAGTGAGACTGCTATTTTCATCACCAATTTGGCCCTTTCTGATTTGCTCTTTGTCTGCACTCtacctttcaaaatattttacaatttcaaCCGTCACTGGCCTTTTGGTGACACCCTTTGCAAGATCTCTGGGACTGCattcctcaccaacatctatggGAGCATGCTCTTCCTCACCTGTATTAGCGTGGATCGTTTCCTGGCCATTGTCTATCCCTTCCGATCTCGTACCATTAGGACAAGGAGGAATTCTGCCTTTGTGTGTGCTGGAGTCTGGATCCTAGTCCTCAGTGGTGGTATTTCAGCCTCTTTGTTCTCCACTACTAATGTCAACAATGCAACCACCACCTGTTTTGAGGGCTTCTCCAAACGTATCTGGAAGACTTATCTGTCCAAGATCACCATATTTATTGAAGTTGTTGGTTTCATCATTCCTCTGATTTTAAATGTCTCTTGCTCTTCTGTGGTGCTAAGAACCCTCCGGAAGCCTGCTACACTGTCTCAAATTGGAACCAATAAGAAAAAAGTGCTGAAGATGATCACTGTTCATATGGCAGTCTTTGTGGTATGCTTCGTACCCTATAACTCTGTCCTCTTCTTGTATGCCCTAGTGCGCTCCCAAGCCATTACCAATTGCTTGTTGGAAAGATTTGCAAAGATTATGTACCCAATCACCTTGTGCCTTGCAACTCTGAACTGTTGCTTTGACCCTTTTATCTATTACTTCACCCTGGAGTCTTTTCAGAAGTCCTTCTATGTTAATACCCATATCAAGATGGAATCCCTGTTTAAGACTGAAATACCTTTGACCACAAAGCCTTCCCTTCCAGCTATTCAAGAGGAAGTTATTGATCAAACAACACATAATGGTGGTGAATTAATGCTAGAATCCACCTTTTAG